In Topomyia yanbarensis strain Yona2022 chromosome 2, ASM3024719v1, whole genome shotgun sequence, one DNA window encodes the following:
- the LOC131678483 gene encoding CCR4-NOT transcription complex subunit 3 isoform X4: protein MAATRKLQGEIDRCLKKVTEGVETFEDIWQKVHNATNSNQKEKYEADLKKEIKKLQRLRDQIKSWIASGEIKDKSALLENRRLIETQMERFKVVERETKTKAYSKEGLGAAQKMDPAQREKEEISSWLTTSISSLQIQIDQFECEIESLIAGKKKKLDKDKQEKMDELKGKLERHKFHVTKLETLLRMLDNDGVEVDQIKKIKEDVEYYIDCSQEPDFEENEYIYDDIIGMDEVEISAGTESNNSNETAGSPSSLMSGNSPSQSPVMNCSASTMHNHSGEPISNLVDVNCDKRPKDVKITPVKPTAIRATVKLDLNAPLTAVVSNNTSINTSKSTLISSTPSKNLTNAAAVVAGGLVPNISGIVPPQAPAGGLVQPIIGPAFAAVAKQHPKNGPLHQSSVTSSSTVSTVSSSSTPSVVVPTASGAAVSNLSQIVNASQPTLSQQLQAQQQLQQQQTSLATGLLTNAAAVVAAGVSSTSVQPQSQQPQQPQQPQPQQVPGQNSIPLPHGGALTSASSGIENSHVMTTSVASTNSSSGANIVNNCVSPSNSAVSSRASPGLMSPPQQPLLNGPTTLAQEVINRTSGSLEAGQPPVVGGALVQQQPSQASGQQQPPAVQQQPLPQPDTRQPSGQQAGQPGQQQPGSQQQPQPQPQQPQQQQQQQQQQQQQSFSLVDPTNSANSLIPTSSSTAISNGPNTIINTSTSIVTNSANPSVTSVGMKVSGTNEAHIPPLLGVAPLGPSPLQKEHQIQFQMMEAAYYHLPTPSDSERLRTYLQRQPVQTPQHYPQQQLPHSDTVEFFQRLSPETLFFVFYYMEGTKAQYLAAKALKKQSWRFHTKYMMWFQRHEEPKIINEEFEQGTYIYFDYEKWGQRKKEGFTFEYKYLEDRDLN from the exons GTGAAATCGATCGGTGTTTAAAGAAAGTCACGGAAGGCGTAGAAACGTTTGAAGATATTTGGCAGAAAGTGCACAATGCTACCAACAGTAATCAGAAG GAAAAATATGAAGCCGATCTCAAGAAGGAAATCAAGAAACTGCAGAGGTTGCGTGATCAGATCAAATCATGGATCGCATCCGGCGAGATCAAGGACAAAAGCGCGCTGCTGGAGAATCGACGGCTCATAGAAACT CAAATGGAACGCTTCAAGGTGGTCGAACGAGAGACGAAAACGAAGGCGTACTCGAAAGAGGGTCTAGGTGCAGCGCAAAAGATGGACCCGGCGCAGAGGGAGAAAGAGGAAATCAGCAGTTGGCTGACTACGTCGATCAGCTCGCTGCAGATTCAAATCGATCAGTTCGAATGTGAGATTGAATCGCTAATAGCCGGTAAGAAGAAAAAGCTTGATAAGGACAAGCAGGAAAAGATGGACGAGCTGAAGGGTAAGCTGGAGAGGCACAAATTCCATGTGACCAAGCTGGAAACGTTACTCCGAATGCTGGACAATGACGGAGTGGAGGTGGATCAAATCAAGAAGATTAAGGAAGATGTGGAGTATTACATCGATTGCTCCCAGGAACCGGACTTTGAGGAGAATGAGTACATATACGACGATATCATTGGTATGGATGAGGTGGAGATATCCG CCGGCACGGAAAGCAATAACAGTAATGAAACGGCAGGATCTCCTAGCAGCCTAATGTCCGGTAATAGCCCGTCGCAATCGCCGGTGATGAACTGTAGTGCGTCAACGATGCATAACCATAGCGGTGAGCCGATATCCAATCTAGTGGATGTCAATTGCGACAAGCGACCGAAGGATGTGAAGATTACG CCGGTGAAACCAACGGCAATCCGAGCGACTGTGAAGTTGGACCTCAACGCACCTTTAACTGCCGTCGTGAGTAACAACACGAGCATCAATACGTCCAAATCTACTCTAATCAGTTCGACGCCGAGCAAAAACCTTACAAATGCTGCCGCAGTGGTAGCAGGGGGCCTTGTACCGAATATCAGCGGTATTGTACCGCCCCAGGCGCCGGCTGGTGGTTTAGTCCAACCAATTATTGGTCCGGCATTTGCGGCTGTGGCGAAGCAGCATCCTA AAAATGGTCCGTTACATCAGTCCAGCGTAACGTCTTCTTCGACTGTGTCGACCGTATCGAGTTCTTCGACTCCCTCGGTAGTGGTACCTACTGCATCCGGGGCGGCCGTTAGTAACCTCAGTCAGATTGTGAATGCATCTCAACCTACGCTTAGTCAGCAGCTGCAGGCGCAACAACAACTGCAACAGCAGCAGACCTCTCTTGCAACCGGATTGCTCACAAATGCAGCAGCCGTCGTTGCAGCCGGTGTTAGCAGTACCAGCGTACAACCACAATCTCAACAACCACAACAACCACAGCAGCCGCAACCGCAACAGGTTCCGGGCCAAAATTCCATACCACTCCCGCATGGCGGCGCACTCACGTCAGCGTCCTCCGGAATCGAAAATAGCCACGTAATGACGACTTCTGTTGCGTCGACGAACAGTAGTAGTGGAGCTAACATCGTCAACAATTGCGTGTCTCCTAGTAACTCAGCGGTTAGCAGCAG GGCCTCTCCCGGCTTAATGTCCCCGCCGCAGCAGCCACTGCTGAACGGTCCCACTACACTCG CCCAGGAAGTGATAAATCGAACTAGCGGAAGCTTGGAAGCTGGCCAACCACCTGTCGTTGGTGGTGCCCTGGTACAGCAACAGCCCTCGCAAGCATCTGGACAACAGCAGCCCCCAGCAGTACAGCAACAACCACTGCCGCAGCCTGACACGAGACAACCAAGTGGTCAGCAAGCGGGTCAGCCCGGTCAGCAACAACCTGGAAGTCAACAGCAACCACAGCCGCAACCACAGCAAccccaacagcaacaacaacaacaacaacagcagcagcagcagtcttTCTCACTTGTGGATCCGACAAACAGTGCAAACTCTCTGATACCAACATCGTCATCTACTGCCATCAGTAATGGGCCGAACACGATTATCAATACTAGCACTAGCATTGTGACGAACTCAGCGAATCCAAGCGTCACCAGTGTAGGTATGAAAGTGAGCGGTACGAACGAAGCACATATACCGCCACTACTGGGTGTCGCTCCGCTGGGACCTTCGCCACTACAGAAAGAACACCAGATACAA TTCCAAATGATGGAAGCTGCCTACTACCACTTACCAACACCAAGTGACTCGGAAAGGTTGAGAACCTATCTGCAGAGGCAGCCCGTGCAAACACCACAACACTACCCGCAG CAACAACTTCCACATTCTGACACGGTAGAGTTTTTCCAACGCCTCTCGCCGGAAACGCTGTTCTTTGTGTTTTACTACATGGAGGGCACCAAGGCGCAGTACCTGGCGGCAAAGGCTCTCAAAAAACAGAGCTGGCGATTTCATACCAAGTATATGATGTGGTTCCAGCGTCACGAAGAGCCGAAAATCATCAACGAAGAATTTGAACAG GGAACCTACATCTACTTTGACTATGAAAAGTGGGGTCAGCGGAAAAAGGAAGGATTCACGTTCGAATACAAGTACTTAGAAGACAGGGACCTGAATTGA
- the LOC131678483 gene encoding CCR4-NOT transcription complex subunit 3 isoform X1, which produces MAATRKLQGEIDRCLKKVTEGVETFEDIWQKVHNATNSNQKEKYEADLKKEIKKLQRLRDQIKSWIASGEIKDKSALLENRRLIETQMERFKVVERETKTKAYSKEGLGAAQKMDPAQREKEEISSWLTTSISSLQIQIDQFECEIESLIAGKKKKLDKDKQEKMDELKGKLERHKFHVTKLETLLRMLDNDGVEVDQIKKIKEDVEYYIDCSQEPDFEENEYIYDDIIGMDEVEISGIGTSAGTESNNSNETAGSPSSLMSGNSPSQSPVMNCSASTMHNHSGEPISNLVDVNCDKRPKDVKITPVKPTAIRATVKLDLNAPLTAVVSNNTSINTSKSTLISSTPSKNLTNAAAVVAGGLVPNISGIVPPQAPAGGLVQPIIGPAFAAVAKQHPKNGPLHQSSVTSSSTVSTVSSSSTPSVVVPTASGAAVSNLSQIVNASQPTLSQQLQAQQQLQQQQTSLATGLLTNAAAVVAAGVSSTSVQPQSQQPQQPQQPQPQQVPGQNSIPLPHGGALTSASSGIENSHVMTTSVASTNSSSGANIVNNCVSPSNSAVSSRASPGLMSPPQQPLLNGPTTLGKIANNAVPMHIASTYPMSTLKTIAQEVINRTSGSLEAGQPPVVGGALVQQQPSQASGQQQPPAVQQQPLPQPDTRQPSGQQAGQPGQQQPGSQQQPQPQPQQPQQQQQQQQQQQQQSFSLVDPTNSANSLIPTSSSTAISNGPNTIINTSTSIVTNSANPSVTSVGMKVSGTNEAHIPPLLGVAPLGPSPLQKEHQIQFQMMEAAYYHLPTPSDSERLRTYLQRQPVQTPQHYPQQQLPHSDTVEFFQRLSPETLFFVFYYMEGTKAQYLAAKALKKQSWRFHTKYMMWFQRHEEPKIINEEFEQGTYIYFDYEKWGQRKKEGFTFEYKYLEDRDLN; this is translated from the exons GTGAAATCGATCGGTGTTTAAAGAAAGTCACGGAAGGCGTAGAAACGTTTGAAGATATTTGGCAGAAAGTGCACAATGCTACCAACAGTAATCAGAAG GAAAAATATGAAGCCGATCTCAAGAAGGAAATCAAGAAACTGCAGAGGTTGCGTGATCAGATCAAATCATGGATCGCATCCGGCGAGATCAAGGACAAAAGCGCGCTGCTGGAGAATCGACGGCTCATAGAAACT CAAATGGAACGCTTCAAGGTGGTCGAACGAGAGACGAAAACGAAGGCGTACTCGAAAGAGGGTCTAGGTGCAGCGCAAAAGATGGACCCGGCGCAGAGGGAGAAAGAGGAAATCAGCAGTTGGCTGACTACGTCGATCAGCTCGCTGCAGATTCAAATCGATCAGTTCGAATGTGAGATTGAATCGCTAATAGCCGGTAAGAAGAAAAAGCTTGATAAGGACAAGCAGGAAAAGATGGACGAGCTGAAGGGTAAGCTGGAGAGGCACAAATTCCATGTGACCAAGCTGGAAACGTTACTCCGAATGCTGGACAATGACGGAGTGGAGGTGGATCAAATCAAGAAGATTAAGGAAGATGTGGAGTATTACATCGATTGCTCCCAGGAACCGGACTTTGAGGAGAATGAGTACATATACGACGATATCATTGGTATGGATGAGGTGGAGATATCCG GTATAGGAACATCAGCCGGCACGGAAAGCAATAACAGTAATGAAACGGCAGGATCTCCTAGCAGCCTAATGTCCGGTAATAGCCCGTCGCAATCGCCGGTGATGAACTGTAGTGCGTCAACGATGCATAACCATAGCGGTGAGCCGATATCCAATCTAGTGGATGTCAATTGCGACAAGCGACCGAAGGATGTGAAGATTACG CCGGTGAAACCAACGGCAATCCGAGCGACTGTGAAGTTGGACCTCAACGCACCTTTAACTGCCGTCGTGAGTAACAACACGAGCATCAATACGTCCAAATCTACTCTAATCAGTTCGACGCCGAGCAAAAACCTTACAAATGCTGCCGCAGTGGTAGCAGGGGGCCTTGTACCGAATATCAGCGGTATTGTACCGCCCCAGGCGCCGGCTGGTGGTTTAGTCCAACCAATTATTGGTCCGGCATTTGCGGCTGTGGCGAAGCAGCATCCTA AAAATGGTCCGTTACATCAGTCCAGCGTAACGTCTTCTTCGACTGTGTCGACCGTATCGAGTTCTTCGACTCCCTCGGTAGTGGTACCTACTGCATCCGGGGCGGCCGTTAGTAACCTCAGTCAGATTGTGAATGCATCTCAACCTACGCTTAGTCAGCAGCTGCAGGCGCAACAACAACTGCAACAGCAGCAGACCTCTCTTGCAACCGGATTGCTCACAAATGCAGCAGCCGTCGTTGCAGCCGGTGTTAGCAGTACCAGCGTACAACCACAATCTCAACAACCACAACAACCACAGCAGCCGCAACCGCAACAGGTTCCGGGCCAAAATTCCATACCACTCCCGCATGGCGGCGCACTCACGTCAGCGTCCTCCGGAATCGAAAATAGCCACGTAATGACGACTTCTGTTGCGTCGACGAACAGTAGTAGTGGAGCTAACATCGTCAACAATTGCGTGTCTCCTAGTAACTCAGCGGTTAGCAGCAG GGCCTCTCCCGGCTTAATGTCCCCGCCGCAGCAGCCACTGCTGAACGGTCCCACTACACTCGGTAAGATTGCCAATAATGCCGTACCTATGCATATAGCAAGCACTTATCCGATGTCTACATTGAAAACCATAGCCCAGGAAGTGATAAATCGAACTAGCGGAAGCTTGGAAGCTGGCCAACCACCTGTCGTTGGTGGTGCCCTGGTACAGCAACAGCCCTCGCAAGCATCTGGACAACAGCAGCCCCCAGCAGTACAGCAACAACCACTGCCGCAGCCTGACACGAGACAACCAAGTGGTCAGCAAGCGGGTCAGCCCGGTCAGCAACAACCTGGAAGTCAACAGCAACCACAGCCGCAACCACAGCAAccccaacagcaacaacaacaacaacaacagcagcagcagcagtcttTCTCACTTGTGGATCCGACAAACAGTGCAAACTCTCTGATACCAACATCGTCATCTACTGCCATCAGTAATGGGCCGAACACGATTATCAATACTAGCACTAGCATTGTGACGAACTCAGCGAATCCAAGCGTCACCAGTGTAGGTATGAAAGTGAGCGGTACGAACGAAGCACATATACCGCCACTACTGGGTGTCGCTCCGCTGGGACCTTCGCCACTACAGAAAGAACACCAGATACAA TTCCAAATGATGGAAGCTGCCTACTACCACTTACCAACACCAAGTGACTCGGAAAGGTTGAGAACCTATCTGCAGAGGCAGCCCGTGCAAACACCACAACACTACCCGCAG CAACAACTTCCACATTCTGACACGGTAGAGTTTTTCCAACGCCTCTCGCCGGAAACGCTGTTCTTTGTGTTTTACTACATGGAGGGCACCAAGGCGCAGTACCTGGCGGCAAAGGCTCTCAAAAAACAGAGCTGGCGATTTCATACCAAGTATATGATGTGGTTCCAGCGTCACGAAGAGCCGAAAATCATCAACGAAGAATTTGAACAG GGAACCTACATCTACTTTGACTATGAAAAGTGGGGTCAGCGGAAAAAGGAAGGATTCACGTTCGAATACAAGTACTTAGAAGACAGGGACCTGAATTGA
- the LOC131678483 gene encoding CCR4-NOT transcription complex subunit 3 isoform X3, producing MAATRKLQGEIDRCLKKVTEGVETFEDIWQKVHNATNSNQKEKYEADLKKEIKKLQRLRDQIKSWIASGEIKDKSALLENRRLIETQMERFKVVERETKTKAYSKEGLGAAQKMDPAQREKEEISSWLTTSISSLQIQIDQFECEIESLIAGKKKKLDKDKQEKMDELKGKLERHKFHVTKLETLLRMLDNDGVEVDQIKKIKEDVEYYIDCSQEPDFEENEYIYDDIIGMDEVEISGIGTSAGTESNNSNETAGSPSSLMSGNSPSQSPVMNCSASTMHNHSGEPISNLVDVNCDKRPKDVKITPVKPTAIRATVKLDLNAPLTAVVSNNTSINTSKSTLISSTPSKNLTNAAAVVAGGLVPNISGIVPPQAPAGGLVQPIIGPAFAAVAKQHPKNGPLHQSSVTSSSTVSTVSSSSTPSVVVPTASGAAVSNLSQIVNASQPTLSQQLQAQQQLQQQQTSLATGLLTNAAAVVAAGVSSTSVQPQSQQPQQPQQPQPQQVPGQNSIPLPHGGALTSASSGIENSHVMTTSVASTNSSSGANIVNNCVSPSNSAVSSRASPGLMSPPQQPLLNGPTTLAQEVINRTSGSLEAGQPPVVGGALVQQQPSQASGQQQPPAVQQQPLPQPDTRQPSGQQAGQPGQQQPGSQQQPQPQPQQPQQQQQQQQQQQQQSFSLVDPTNSANSLIPTSSSTAISNGPNTIINTSTSIVTNSANPSVTSVGMKVSGTNEAHIPPLLGVAPLGPSPLQKEHQIQFQMMEAAYYHLPTPSDSERLRTYLQRQPVQTPQHYPQQQLPHSDTVEFFQRLSPETLFFVFYYMEGTKAQYLAAKALKKQSWRFHTKYMMWFQRHEEPKIINEEFEQGTYIYFDYEKWGQRKKEGFTFEYKYLEDRDLN from the exons GTGAAATCGATCGGTGTTTAAAGAAAGTCACGGAAGGCGTAGAAACGTTTGAAGATATTTGGCAGAAAGTGCACAATGCTACCAACAGTAATCAGAAG GAAAAATATGAAGCCGATCTCAAGAAGGAAATCAAGAAACTGCAGAGGTTGCGTGATCAGATCAAATCATGGATCGCATCCGGCGAGATCAAGGACAAAAGCGCGCTGCTGGAGAATCGACGGCTCATAGAAACT CAAATGGAACGCTTCAAGGTGGTCGAACGAGAGACGAAAACGAAGGCGTACTCGAAAGAGGGTCTAGGTGCAGCGCAAAAGATGGACCCGGCGCAGAGGGAGAAAGAGGAAATCAGCAGTTGGCTGACTACGTCGATCAGCTCGCTGCAGATTCAAATCGATCAGTTCGAATGTGAGATTGAATCGCTAATAGCCGGTAAGAAGAAAAAGCTTGATAAGGACAAGCAGGAAAAGATGGACGAGCTGAAGGGTAAGCTGGAGAGGCACAAATTCCATGTGACCAAGCTGGAAACGTTACTCCGAATGCTGGACAATGACGGAGTGGAGGTGGATCAAATCAAGAAGATTAAGGAAGATGTGGAGTATTACATCGATTGCTCCCAGGAACCGGACTTTGAGGAGAATGAGTACATATACGACGATATCATTGGTATGGATGAGGTGGAGATATCCG GTATAGGAACATCAGCCGGCACGGAAAGCAATAACAGTAATGAAACGGCAGGATCTCCTAGCAGCCTAATGTCCGGTAATAGCCCGTCGCAATCGCCGGTGATGAACTGTAGTGCGTCAACGATGCATAACCATAGCGGTGAGCCGATATCCAATCTAGTGGATGTCAATTGCGACAAGCGACCGAAGGATGTGAAGATTACG CCGGTGAAACCAACGGCAATCCGAGCGACTGTGAAGTTGGACCTCAACGCACCTTTAACTGCCGTCGTGAGTAACAACACGAGCATCAATACGTCCAAATCTACTCTAATCAGTTCGACGCCGAGCAAAAACCTTACAAATGCTGCCGCAGTGGTAGCAGGGGGCCTTGTACCGAATATCAGCGGTATTGTACCGCCCCAGGCGCCGGCTGGTGGTTTAGTCCAACCAATTATTGGTCCGGCATTTGCGGCTGTGGCGAAGCAGCATCCTA AAAATGGTCCGTTACATCAGTCCAGCGTAACGTCTTCTTCGACTGTGTCGACCGTATCGAGTTCTTCGACTCCCTCGGTAGTGGTACCTACTGCATCCGGGGCGGCCGTTAGTAACCTCAGTCAGATTGTGAATGCATCTCAACCTACGCTTAGTCAGCAGCTGCAGGCGCAACAACAACTGCAACAGCAGCAGACCTCTCTTGCAACCGGATTGCTCACAAATGCAGCAGCCGTCGTTGCAGCCGGTGTTAGCAGTACCAGCGTACAACCACAATCTCAACAACCACAACAACCACAGCAGCCGCAACCGCAACAGGTTCCGGGCCAAAATTCCATACCACTCCCGCATGGCGGCGCACTCACGTCAGCGTCCTCCGGAATCGAAAATAGCCACGTAATGACGACTTCTGTTGCGTCGACGAACAGTAGTAGTGGAGCTAACATCGTCAACAATTGCGTGTCTCCTAGTAACTCAGCGGTTAGCAGCAG GGCCTCTCCCGGCTTAATGTCCCCGCCGCAGCAGCCACTGCTGAACGGTCCCACTACACTCG CCCAGGAAGTGATAAATCGAACTAGCGGAAGCTTGGAAGCTGGCCAACCACCTGTCGTTGGTGGTGCCCTGGTACAGCAACAGCCCTCGCAAGCATCTGGACAACAGCAGCCCCCAGCAGTACAGCAACAACCACTGCCGCAGCCTGACACGAGACAACCAAGTGGTCAGCAAGCGGGTCAGCCCGGTCAGCAACAACCTGGAAGTCAACAGCAACCACAGCCGCAACCACAGCAAccccaacagcaacaacaacaacaacaacagcagcagcagcagtcttTCTCACTTGTGGATCCGACAAACAGTGCAAACTCTCTGATACCAACATCGTCATCTACTGCCATCAGTAATGGGCCGAACACGATTATCAATACTAGCACTAGCATTGTGACGAACTCAGCGAATCCAAGCGTCACCAGTGTAGGTATGAAAGTGAGCGGTACGAACGAAGCACATATACCGCCACTACTGGGTGTCGCTCCGCTGGGACCTTCGCCACTACAGAAAGAACACCAGATACAA TTCCAAATGATGGAAGCTGCCTACTACCACTTACCAACACCAAGTGACTCGGAAAGGTTGAGAACCTATCTGCAGAGGCAGCCCGTGCAAACACCACAACACTACCCGCAG CAACAACTTCCACATTCTGACACGGTAGAGTTTTTCCAACGCCTCTCGCCGGAAACGCTGTTCTTTGTGTTTTACTACATGGAGGGCACCAAGGCGCAGTACCTGGCGGCAAAGGCTCTCAAAAAACAGAGCTGGCGATTTCATACCAAGTATATGATGTGGTTCCAGCGTCACGAAGAGCCGAAAATCATCAACGAAGAATTTGAACAG GGAACCTACATCTACTTTGACTATGAAAAGTGGGGTCAGCGGAAAAAGGAAGGATTCACGTTCGAATACAAGTACTTAGAAGACAGGGACCTGAATTGA
- the LOC131678483 gene encoding CCR4-NOT transcription complex subunit 3 isoform X2, producing the protein MAATRKLQGEIDRCLKKVTEGVETFEDIWQKVHNATNSNQKEKYEADLKKEIKKLQRLRDQIKSWIASGEIKDKSALLENRRLIETQMERFKVVERETKTKAYSKEGLGAAQKMDPAQREKEEISSWLTTSISSLQIQIDQFECEIESLIAGKKKKLDKDKQEKMDELKGKLERHKFHVTKLETLLRMLDNDGVEVDQIKKIKEDVEYYIDCSQEPDFEENEYIYDDIIGMDEVEISGTSAGTESNNSNETAGSPSSLMSGNSPSQSPVMNCSASTMHNHSGEPISNLVDVNCDKRPKDVKITPVKPTAIRATVKLDLNAPLTAVVSNNTSINTSKSTLISSTPSKNLTNAAAVVAGGLVPNISGIVPPQAPAGGLVQPIIGPAFAAVAKQHPKNGPLHQSSVTSSSTVSTVSSSSTPSVVVPTASGAAVSNLSQIVNASQPTLSQQLQAQQQLQQQQTSLATGLLTNAAAVVAAGVSSTSVQPQSQQPQQPQQPQPQQVPGQNSIPLPHGGALTSASSGIENSHVMTTSVASTNSSSGANIVNNCVSPSNSAVSSRASPGLMSPPQQPLLNGPTTLGKIANNAVPMHIASTYPMSTLKTIAQEVINRTSGSLEAGQPPVVGGALVQQQPSQASGQQQPPAVQQQPLPQPDTRQPSGQQAGQPGQQQPGSQQQPQPQPQQPQQQQQQQQQQQQQSFSLVDPTNSANSLIPTSSSTAISNGPNTIINTSTSIVTNSANPSVTSVGMKVSGTNEAHIPPLLGVAPLGPSPLQKEHQIQFQMMEAAYYHLPTPSDSERLRTYLQRQPVQTPQHYPQQQLPHSDTVEFFQRLSPETLFFVFYYMEGTKAQYLAAKALKKQSWRFHTKYMMWFQRHEEPKIINEEFEQGTYIYFDYEKWGQRKKEGFTFEYKYLEDRDLN; encoded by the exons GTGAAATCGATCGGTGTTTAAAGAAAGTCACGGAAGGCGTAGAAACGTTTGAAGATATTTGGCAGAAAGTGCACAATGCTACCAACAGTAATCAGAAG GAAAAATATGAAGCCGATCTCAAGAAGGAAATCAAGAAACTGCAGAGGTTGCGTGATCAGATCAAATCATGGATCGCATCCGGCGAGATCAAGGACAAAAGCGCGCTGCTGGAGAATCGACGGCTCATAGAAACT CAAATGGAACGCTTCAAGGTGGTCGAACGAGAGACGAAAACGAAGGCGTACTCGAAAGAGGGTCTAGGTGCAGCGCAAAAGATGGACCCGGCGCAGAGGGAGAAAGAGGAAATCAGCAGTTGGCTGACTACGTCGATCAGCTCGCTGCAGATTCAAATCGATCAGTTCGAATGTGAGATTGAATCGCTAATAGCCGGTAAGAAGAAAAAGCTTGATAAGGACAAGCAGGAAAAGATGGACGAGCTGAAGGGTAAGCTGGAGAGGCACAAATTCCATGTGACCAAGCTGGAAACGTTACTCCGAATGCTGGACAATGACGGAGTGGAGGTGGATCAAATCAAGAAGATTAAGGAAGATGTGGAGTATTACATCGATTGCTCCCAGGAACCGGACTTTGAGGAGAATGAGTACATATACGACGATATCATTGGTATGGATGAGGTGGAGATATCCG GAACATCAGCCGGCACGGAAAGCAATAACAGTAATGAAACGGCAGGATCTCCTAGCAGCCTAATGTCCGGTAATAGCCCGTCGCAATCGCCGGTGATGAACTGTAGTGCGTCAACGATGCATAACCATAGCGGTGAGCCGATATCCAATCTAGTGGATGTCAATTGCGACAAGCGACCGAAGGATGTGAAGATTACG CCGGTGAAACCAACGGCAATCCGAGCGACTGTGAAGTTGGACCTCAACGCACCTTTAACTGCCGTCGTGAGTAACAACACGAGCATCAATACGTCCAAATCTACTCTAATCAGTTCGACGCCGAGCAAAAACCTTACAAATGCTGCCGCAGTGGTAGCAGGGGGCCTTGTACCGAATATCAGCGGTATTGTACCGCCCCAGGCGCCGGCTGGTGGTTTAGTCCAACCAATTATTGGTCCGGCATTTGCGGCTGTGGCGAAGCAGCATCCTA AAAATGGTCCGTTACATCAGTCCAGCGTAACGTCTTCTTCGACTGTGTCGACCGTATCGAGTTCTTCGACTCCCTCGGTAGTGGTACCTACTGCATCCGGGGCGGCCGTTAGTAACCTCAGTCAGATTGTGAATGCATCTCAACCTACGCTTAGTCAGCAGCTGCAGGCGCAACAACAACTGCAACAGCAGCAGACCTCTCTTGCAACCGGATTGCTCACAAATGCAGCAGCCGTCGTTGCAGCCGGTGTTAGCAGTACCAGCGTACAACCACAATCTCAACAACCACAACAACCACAGCAGCCGCAACCGCAACAGGTTCCGGGCCAAAATTCCATACCACTCCCGCATGGCGGCGCACTCACGTCAGCGTCCTCCGGAATCGAAAATAGCCACGTAATGACGACTTCTGTTGCGTCGACGAACAGTAGTAGTGGAGCTAACATCGTCAACAATTGCGTGTCTCCTAGTAACTCAGCGGTTAGCAGCAG GGCCTCTCCCGGCTTAATGTCCCCGCCGCAGCAGCCACTGCTGAACGGTCCCACTACACTCGGTAAGATTGCCAATAATGCCGTACCTATGCATATAGCAAGCACTTATCCGATGTCTACATTGAAAACCATAGCCCAGGAAGTGATAAATCGAACTAGCGGAAGCTTGGAAGCTGGCCAACCACCTGTCGTTGGTGGTGCCCTGGTACAGCAACAGCCCTCGCAAGCATCTGGACAACAGCAGCCCCCAGCAGTACAGCAACAACCACTGCCGCAGCCTGACACGAGACAACCAAGTGGTCAGCAAGCGGGTCAGCCCGGTCAGCAACAACCTGGAAGTCAACAGCAACCACAGCCGCAACCACAGCAAccccaacagcaacaacaacaacaacaacagcagcagcagcagtcttTCTCACTTGTGGATCCGACAAACAGTGCAAACTCTCTGATACCAACATCGTCATCTACTGCCATCAGTAATGGGCCGAACACGATTATCAATACTAGCACTAGCATTGTGACGAACTCAGCGAATCCAAGCGTCACCAGTGTAGGTATGAAAGTGAGCGGTACGAACGAAGCACATATACCGCCACTACTGGGTGTCGCTCCGCTGGGACCTTCGCCACTACAGAAAGAACACCAGATACAA TTCCAAATGATGGAAGCTGCCTACTACCACTTACCAACACCAAGTGACTCGGAAAGGTTGAGAACCTATCTGCAGAGGCAGCCCGTGCAAACACCACAACACTACCCGCAG CAACAACTTCCACATTCTGACACGGTAGAGTTTTTCCAACGCCTCTCGCCGGAAACGCTGTTCTTTGTGTTTTACTACATGGAGGGCACCAAGGCGCAGTACCTGGCGGCAAAGGCTCTCAAAAAACAGAGCTGGCGATTTCATACCAAGTATATGATGTGGTTCCAGCGTCACGAAGAGCCGAAAATCATCAACGAAGAATTTGAACAG GGAACCTACATCTACTTTGACTATGAAAAGTGGGGTCAGCGGAAAAAGGAAGGATTCACGTTCGAATACAAGTACTTAGAAGACAGGGACCTGAATTGA